One stretch of Rathayibacter festucae DSM 15932 DNA includes these proteins:
- a CDS encoding LacI family DNA-binding transcriptional regulator, giving the protein MSSIETGHTGPATIQDVALHAGVSRAAVSKVIRNAYGVSASMRERVTAAIEELDYRPSVAARAMRGASFTIGVEVPSLGNSFFNRIVTGASAALEGSRYQLIVAPAQSDSGEGFRAIEALFDRQVDGMIAVSPMVEPAWLERLAARTPIVMLGRHDDSTGYDTVTNDDVAGTDLVLDHLLELGHRRIAHLTISDDITSRVAAAPHSVRLVRYRERMASAGLADELQVVHLGTERLDAYERSLELLRSPDRPTAVFAGNDALALDALWARDELGLTAADVAIVGYDDIEVAGHPGISLTTVDQSGEELGDRAVRLLLERLEGRTEPVHFQLTPVLRVRSSSAPGAPRHRPTAHDHP; this is encoded by the coding sequence ATGAGCTCGATCGAGACCGGCCACACCGGCCCCGCGACCATCCAGGACGTCGCGCTGCACGCCGGCGTCTCGCGAGCTGCGGTCTCCAAGGTCATCCGCAACGCCTACGGCGTCAGCGCCTCGATGCGCGAGCGGGTCACCGCCGCGATCGAGGAGCTCGACTACCGGCCGAGCGTCGCGGCTCGCGCCATGCGCGGTGCCAGCTTCACCATCGGCGTCGAGGTGCCCTCGCTCGGCAACTCCTTCTTCAACCGCATCGTCACCGGCGCCTCCGCCGCGCTCGAGGGCAGCCGCTACCAGCTGATCGTCGCTCCGGCGCAGAGCGACTCCGGCGAGGGCTTCCGCGCGATCGAGGCGCTCTTCGACCGCCAGGTCGACGGGATGATCGCCGTCTCGCCGATGGTCGAGCCCGCCTGGCTCGAGCGGCTGGCCGCCCGCACGCCGATCGTGATGCTCGGCCGGCACGACGACTCCACCGGCTACGACACCGTCACCAACGACGACGTCGCGGGGACCGACCTCGTCCTCGATCACCTGCTGGAGCTCGGGCACCGCCGCATCGCGCACCTCACCATCAGCGACGACATCACCAGCCGGGTGGCCGCAGCGCCGCACTCCGTGCGCCTCGTCCGGTACCGCGAGCGGATGGCGTCGGCGGGTCTCGCGGACGAGCTGCAGGTCGTCCACCTCGGCACGGAGCGCCTCGACGCCTACGAGCGCTCGCTCGAGCTCCTCCGCTCGCCCGACCGGCCGACGGCCGTCTTCGCCGGCAACGACGCGCTCGCCCTCGACGCGCTCTGGGCGCGCGACGAGCTCGGGCTCACCGCGGCCGACGTCGCGATCGTCGGCTACGACGACATCGAGGTCGCCGGGCACCCCGGGATCTCGCTGACGACCGTCGACCAGTCGGGCGAGGAGCTCGGCGACCGCGCCGTGCGCCTCCTGCTCGAGCGCCTCGAGGGCCGGACCGAGCCGGTGCACTTCCAGCTCACTCCCGTGCTGCGCGTCCGCTCCTCCTCCGCGCCGGGCGCCCCGCGCCACCGGCCGACCGCCCACGACCACCCCTGA
- a CDS encoding ABC transporter substrate-binding protein — MSTRQNRRAVLALGAGGAALALALTGCSTGGGGGDSADGSTLSVLIDNQTATVELWDALKTKFEEENDGITLDIETRPQGSEGDNLVKTRLATGEMNDVFAYNSGSLFQALNPDQNLAPLSDEAWVDSLDEGFRTVVSTDSDLYGIPLGQAMGGAVLYNKDVYSSLGLTVPKTWDEFIANSEKIKAAGDVAPIIQTYGDTWTSQLFVLGDFANVLEQDPEWAEQYTANEAKYVDEPALAGFEHLQQVAESGLVNEDYASATYDDGVRMVATGEGAQYPMLTFAAGPLIQNYPDSLDKVGLFPLPGESADSNPLTVWQPNAVYVPKSTEGAKLESAKKLMAFLVTPESCDIQSEIAAPQGPFVIDGCTLPDDVPALVSDMQPYFDSGDTGLALEFLSPIKGPALEQITVAVGSGITPAAEGAQQYDDDVTKQAKQLGLDGW, encoded by the coding sequence ATGTCGACCCGACAGAACCGGCGAGCAGTGCTCGCCCTCGGCGCAGGAGGAGCGGCTCTCGCTCTCGCGCTCACCGGCTGCAGCACCGGAGGAGGAGGAGGCGATTCCGCCGACGGCTCCACGCTGAGCGTGCTCATCGACAACCAGACGGCGACCGTCGAGCTCTGGGACGCGCTGAAGACGAAGTTCGAGGAGGAGAACGACGGCATCACCCTCGACATCGAGACCCGGCCGCAGGGCAGCGAGGGCGACAACCTCGTCAAGACGCGCCTCGCGACCGGCGAGATGAACGACGTCTTCGCCTACAACTCGGGCTCGCTCTTCCAGGCGCTGAACCCCGACCAGAACCTCGCGCCGCTCTCGGACGAGGCGTGGGTCGACTCGCTCGACGAGGGCTTCCGCACCGTGGTCTCGACCGACTCGGACCTCTACGGCATCCCGCTCGGCCAGGCGATGGGCGGCGCGGTCCTCTACAACAAGGACGTCTACAGCTCGCTCGGCCTGACCGTGCCGAAGACCTGGGACGAGTTCATCGCGAACAGCGAGAAGATCAAGGCCGCCGGCGACGTCGCGCCGATCATCCAGACCTACGGCGACACCTGGACCTCGCAGCTCTTCGTGCTCGGCGACTTCGCCAACGTGCTGGAGCAGGACCCGGAGTGGGCCGAGCAGTACACGGCCAACGAGGCCAAGTACGTCGACGAGCCGGCGCTGGCCGGCTTCGAGCACCTCCAGCAGGTCGCCGAGTCGGGCCTGGTGAACGAGGACTACGCCTCCGCCACCTACGACGACGGCGTCCGCATGGTCGCGACCGGCGAGGGCGCGCAGTACCCGATGCTGACCTTCGCGGCCGGCCCGCTGATCCAGAACTACCCGGACTCGCTCGACAAGGTCGGCCTCTTCCCGCTGCCCGGCGAGTCGGCCGACTCCAACCCGCTGACCGTCTGGCAGCCCAACGCGGTCTACGTGCCCAAGTCGACCGAGGGCGCGAAGCTCGAGAGCGCCAAGAAGCTGATGGCCTTCCTGGTCACCCCCGAGAGCTGCGACATCCAGAGCGAGATCGCGGCGCCCCAGGGTCCGTTCGTGATCGACGGCTGCACGCTGCCCGACGATGTGCCCGCCCTCGTGTCGGACATGCAGCCCTACTTCGACAGCGGTGACACGGGCCTCGCGCTCGAGTTCCTCTCGCCGATCAAGGGACCGGCGCTCGAGCAGATCACCGTCGCCGTCGGCTCGGGCATCACGCCCGCCGCGGAGGGTGCTCAGCAGTACGACGACGACGTCACGAAGCAGGCCAAGCAGCTCGGCCTCGACGGCTGGTGA
- a CDS encoding carbohydrate ABC transporter permease: protein MTATMEKRPARRSEPSRSPEPPKRRKAMKSPYPTWFYLPAGVFYVVLFLVPTVASLYFSLTRWTLFDSTFIGFENFVEFFQDPALTTGFVNTFIYAAITSGLKIVLGMALGVLLSSQIIGRGFLRSVVFFPVLVSTIGIGITFKVLLDPFDGLINQGLATIGLAGPGWLTDPQWALFSVALVDVWKGVGLATLIYIAGIVAIPQDYFEAARVDGAGAWHNFRHITLPLLRPATVTVILLSLIGGLRSFDLIWAMTKGGPGFTSDVVASVIYKQYQAGFYGLSTAGNVILFLVVAALIFPLSAWLNRKDKEL, encoded by the coding sequence ATGACCGCAACGATGGAGAAGCGCCCGGCCCGGCGCTCCGAACCCTCCCGCTCCCCCGAGCCGCCGAAACGGCGCAAGGCCATGAAGAGCCCGTACCCGACGTGGTTCTACCTCCCGGCCGGCGTCTTCTACGTGGTCCTGTTCCTCGTCCCGACGGTCGCCTCCCTCTACTTCTCCCTCACTCGCTGGACGCTCTTCGACTCGACCTTCATCGGCTTCGAGAACTTCGTCGAGTTCTTCCAGGACCCGGCGCTGACGACCGGCTTCGTCAACACCTTCATCTACGCGGCGATCACCTCGGGCCTGAAGATCGTGCTCGGCATGGCGCTCGGCGTGCTGCTGAGCTCGCAGATCATCGGCCGCGGCTTCCTCCGCAGCGTGGTGTTCTTCCCGGTGCTGGTGTCGACGATCGGCATCGGCATCACCTTCAAGGTGCTGCTCGACCCCTTCGACGGCCTGATCAACCAGGGCCTCGCGACGATCGGCCTCGCCGGCCCGGGCTGGCTCACCGACCCGCAGTGGGCGCTCTTCTCGGTCGCGCTCGTCGACGTCTGGAAGGGCGTCGGACTCGCGACGCTCATCTACATCGCCGGCATCGTCGCGATCCCGCAGGACTACTTCGAGGCCGCCCGCGTCGACGGCGCCGGCGCCTGGCACAACTTCCGGCACATCACGCTGCCGCTGCTGCGCCCCGCCACCGTGACGGTGATCCTGCTCTCGCTGATCGGGGGGCTGCGCTCGTTCGACCTGATCTGGGCGATGACCAAGGGCGGGCCCGGCTTCACCAGCGACGTGGTCGCCTCGGTCATCTACAAGCAGTACCAGGCCGGCTTCTACGGCCTCTCGACCGCCGGCAACGTCATCCTCTTCCTCGTCGTCGCAGCGCTGATCTTCCCGCTGTCGGCCTGGCTCAACCGGAAGGACAAGGAGCTGTGA
- a CDS encoding carbohydrate ABC transporter permease: protein MLAIVLAVLVFIVPFLFIVLTAAKTQQESSLLGFTLPTQWVFLENLQEVVSARNFVLLRAFANSAILTIVSVTVMVVLAAMVGYVLQRRRSKWNPLVNGFVLAGLIIPPAVVPTIWVLQGLELFKTLPGLIAVHVAFGLSFCILLFRAFVSTIPRELDEAATIDGAGPFRLFFTVVLPLLKPVIVTVIVVQAVTVFNDFTYALYFLPGDDNATVQLTLYNFSSQSVSSWNLLFMDVLLITIPPLVMYIFFNRQIVAGMTSGAVKG, encoded by the coding sequence ATCCTCGCGATCGTCCTCGCCGTCCTCGTCTTCATCGTCCCCTTCCTCTTCATCGTGCTCACCGCCGCGAAGACGCAGCAGGAGTCGTCGCTGCTCGGCTTCACCCTGCCGACGCAGTGGGTGTTCCTCGAGAACCTGCAGGAGGTGGTCTCGGCCCGGAACTTCGTGCTGCTGCGGGCCTTCGCGAACAGCGCGATCCTGACGATCGTCTCCGTCACGGTGATGGTGGTCCTCGCCGCGATGGTCGGCTACGTCCTCCAGCGCCGCCGCTCGAAGTGGAACCCGCTCGTCAACGGCTTCGTCCTGGCCGGCCTGATCATCCCGCCCGCCGTCGTCCCGACGATCTGGGTCCTGCAGGGCCTCGAGCTCTTCAAGACGCTGCCCGGCCTGATCGCGGTGCACGTCGCGTTCGGCCTCTCCTTCTGCATCCTCCTGTTCCGCGCCTTCGTCTCGACCATCCCCCGCGAGCTGGACGAGGCGGCGACCATCGACGGCGCCGGCCCCTTCCGCCTGTTCTTCACCGTGGTGCTGCCGCTGCTGAAGCCGGTGATCGTGACGGTGATCGTCGTCCAGGCCGTGACGGTCTTCAACGACTTCACCTACGCGCTGTACTTCCTCCCCGGCGACGACAACGCGACCGTGCAGCTCACGCTCTACAACTTCTCCTCGCAGTCGGTGTCGTCGTGGAACCTCCTCTTCATGGACGTGCTGCTGATCACCATCCCGCCGCTGGTGATGTACATCTTCTTCAACCGCCAGATCGTCGCCGGCATGACGTCCGGAGCGGTCAAGGGCTGA
- a CDS encoding CaiB/BaiF CoA transferase family protein — MTTAPPPAPTPSPAPLAGVRVLELGNFIAAPTAGRLLADFGADVIKVERPGTGDELRKWRLHPGSTTSMLFHTLNRSKRSVALDLRTEEGRDAVRGLAAECDVVLENFRPGTLERWGIGPDVLNEANPELVIGRISAFGQTGPLSSRPGFAAVAEAMGGFRELVGDPDRPPVRVGVSIGDSIAGLYAGYGVMMALFQRETRRAAGLGPAPLVERVIDVALNEAMFSMMESLIPDYQAHGIVRERVGGRMEGIAPTNAYVCGDGSSIVVAANGDAIFQRLMAIIDRADLAEDPDLLTNDGRWRRRDELDAAIGAWTATTTSDAALAILDERGVPSGPILTAADISTNEQYAARGMIQKFDVDTGAGIIEGVGFPGIVPVLGDRSLPIRTLAPALGHDTEEVLAMLGRKPIDDAAAAETR, encoded by the coding sequence ATGACCACCGCACCTCCCCCCGCTCCGACTCCCTCTCCCGCTCCGCTCGCCGGCGTCCGCGTCCTCGAGCTGGGCAACTTCATCGCCGCCCCCACCGCGGGCCGCCTGCTCGCCGACTTCGGCGCCGACGTGATCAAGGTCGAGCGCCCCGGCACGGGCGACGAGCTGCGCAAGTGGCGGCTGCACCCCGGCTCGACGACATCGATGCTCTTCCACACCCTCAACCGCAGCAAGCGCTCGGTCGCGCTCGATCTGCGCACGGAGGAGGGCCGTGACGCCGTCCGCGGACTCGCCGCCGAGTGCGACGTCGTCCTGGAGAACTTCCGCCCGGGGACCCTCGAGCGCTGGGGCATCGGACCGGACGTGCTGAACGAGGCGAACCCCGAGCTGGTCATCGGCCGCATCTCCGCGTTCGGCCAGACCGGGCCGCTCTCCAGCCGGCCGGGCTTCGCGGCGGTCGCCGAGGCGATGGGCGGCTTCCGCGAGCTGGTCGGCGACCCGGACCGCCCACCCGTCCGCGTCGGCGTCTCGATCGGCGATTCCATCGCCGGCCTCTACGCCGGCTACGGGGTGATGATGGCGCTCTTCCAGCGCGAGACCCGCCGCGCCGCCGGGCTCGGTCCGGCACCGCTGGTCGAGCGGGTGATCGACGTCGCCCTGAACGAGGCGATGTTCTCGATGATGGAGTCGCTCATCCCCGACTACCAGGCGCACGGCATCGTCCGCGAGCGCGTCGGCGGCCGGATGGAGGGCATCGCGCCGACGAACGCCTACGTCTGCGGCGACGGCTCGAGCATCGTCGTCGCGGCCAACGGCGACGCGATCTTCCAGCGGCTGATGGCGATCATCGACCGCGCCGACCTGGCCGAGGACCCGGACCTGCTCACCAACGACGGCCGCTGGCGCCGCCGCGACGAGCTCGACGCCGCGATCGGCGCCTGGACCGCCACGACGACCTCGGACGCGGCGCTCGCGATCCTCGACGAACGCGGCGTCCCCTCCGGCCCGATCCTCACCGCCGCCGACATCAGCACGAACGAGCAGTACGCGGCCCGCGGCATGATCCAGAAGTTCGACGTCGACACGGGCGCCGGGATCATCGAGGGCGTCGGCTTCCCCGGCATCGTCCCGGTGCTCGGCGACCGCTCGCTCCCCATCCGCACGCTCGCGCCCGCGCTGGGCCACGACACCGAGGAGGTCCTGGCGATGCTCGGACGGAAGCCGATCGACGACGCAGCGGCGGCGGAGACGCGATGA
- a CDS encoding hydroxymethylglutaryl-CoA lyase — protein MTGADRTVRLRDVTLRDGLQLTGKLLSTERKVELVRALLAAGVPELEIGSLARGDLVPPMANTLEVVAALTAEELEHCWVWVATPRHIERAAAAGARNFQYCFSASDSHNRANIGRSTEASLDAMPEAVALAHAVGGRIQLCIATSFTCPFEGPVPEERVLAIANDPRAAGAEDVVICDTLGQAHPEQVFSLVSRVAAETPPREIVFHGHDTWGAGVVNALTAVRAGATVVDGALGGLGGCPFAPGASGNTATEDLVFAMRPDWLDTERFAALVRQSERLLADVEEPNRSKARQGARSKAEAFPWVVADATA, from the coding sequence ATGACCGGCGCCGACCGCACCGTCCGGCTGCGCGACGTCACCCTCCGCGACGGACTGCAGCTGACCGGCAAGCTCCTCTCGACCGAGCGCAAGGTCGAGCTGGTCCGGGCGCTCCTCGCGGCGGGCGTCCCCGAGCTGGAGATCGGCTCGCTCGCCCGGGGCGATCTCGTGCCGCCGATGGCCAACACGCTCGAGGTCGTCGCGGCGCTGACCGCCGAGGAGCTCGAGCACTGCTGGGTCTGGGTGGCGACCCCGCGCCACATCGAGCGAGCAGCGGCGGCCGGTGCGCGCAACTTCCAGTACTGCTTCTCGGCCTCCGACTCCCACAACCGCGCCAACATCGGGCGGAGCACCGAGGCGAGCCTCGACGCGATGCCCGAAGCCGTCGCCCTCGCGCACGCGGTCGGCGGACGCATCCAGCTCTGCATCGCCACCTCCTTCACCTGCCCCTTCGAGGGCCCGGTGCCCGAGGAGCGGGTGCTCGCGATCGCGAACGACCCCCGCGCGGCCGGCGCTGAGGACGTCGTCATCTGCGACACCCTCGGCCAGGCCCATCCCGAGCAGGTGTTCTCGCTCGTCTCCCGGGTCGCCGCCGAGACGCCGCCGCGCGAGATCGTCTTCCACGGGCACGACACCTGGGGCGCCGGCGTGGTCAACGCGCTGACCGCCGTCCGCGCCGGCGCGACCGTCGTCGACGGCGCGCTCGGCGGGCTGGGCGGCTGCCCGTTCGCACCCGGCGCGAGCGGCAACACCGCCACCGAGGACCTCGTCTTCGCGATGCGCCCCGACTGGCTCGACACCGAGCGCTTCGCCGCGCTCGTCCGCCAGTCCGAGCGGCTGCTCGCCGACGTCGAGGAGCCGAACCGCTCGAAGGCCCGCCAGGGCGCCCGCTCGAAGGCCGAGGCCTTCCCCTGGGTGGTCGCGGACGCGACGGCCTGA
- a CDS encoding MFS transporter, protein MPSRPVSAAKRRLAISAFMLVFGIGMASWVVRTPAVRDLLAASTAEMGLVLLGLSVGSMSGVLSSAAVVRRQGVRFTVVIGGASFVTGIALTGVFAELSTPFGVAAGLALVGFGIGISEIALNVEGAALETLTGRSVLPALHGFYSLGTVTGAVAGIGLTAIDFPVVWQLVGVAVVALALLVTVIRSIPVETGRVERAVEGAPREKVRSTPVWQQPRVLMLGLIVLALALAEGSATDWLPLLMVDGHGVSATVGTVVFTAFAAAMTVGRFLGTPLLARFGKATVLLASTLVSAVGIGIVVFADNAVVAGAAVVLWGLGAALGFPVTLSAAGESEDPTSAVAAVATAGYIAFLVGPPLLGFLGEHFGLRGAMAVVLVLVALASLLTSAAKPRVPRERVPA, encoded by the coding sequence ATGCCGTCCCGCCCCGTCTCCGCCGCGAAGCGCCGCCTGGCCATCTCGGCCTTCATGCTCGTCTTCGGCATCGGGATGGCCTCCTGGGTCGTGCGGACCCCGGCGGTCCGCGACCTGCTCGCGGCCTCGACCGCGGAGATGGGCCTCGTCCTGCTGGGCCTCTCGGTCGGCTCGATGAGCGGAGTCCTGTCCTCCGCCGCCGTGGTCCGCCGGCAGGGGGTGCGCTTCACCGTCGTGATCGGCGGCGCCTCCTTCGTCACCGGCATCGCGCTGACCGGCGTCTTCGCCGAGCTCTCCACCCCGTTCGGCGTCGCCGCCGGCCTCGCCCTCGTCGGCTTCGGGATCGGCATCTCCGAGATCGCGCTCAACGTGGAGGGAGCGGCGCTGGAGACGCTCACGGGCCGCTCGGTCCTCCCCGCGCTGCACGGCTTCTACAGTCTCGGCACCGTCACCGGCGCGGTCGCGGGCATCGGCCTCACGGCGATCGACTTCCCCGTGGTCTGGCAGCTCGTCGGAGTCGCGGTCGTCGCGCTCGCGCTCCTGGTCACCGTCATCCGGTCCATCCCCGTTGAGACCGGGCGAGTGGAGCGCGCCGTCGAGGGCGCTCCCCGCGAGAAGGTCCGCTCGACGCCGGTCTGGCAGCAGCCGCGCGTGCTGATGCTCGGCCTGATCGTGCTCGCCCTGGCGCTGGCCGAGGGCTCGGCGACCGACTGGCTGCCGCTGCTCATGGTCGACGGCCACGGCGTCTCCGCCACCGTCGGCACCGTGGTGTTCACCGCCTTCGCCGCGGCGATGACCGTCGGCCGCTTCCTCGGCACCCCGCTGCTGGCCCGCTTCGGCAAGGCGACCGTGCTGCTGGCGAGCACCCTCGTCTCGGCGGTCGGGATCGGCATCGTCGTCTTCGCCGACAACGCCGTCGTGGCCGGCGCAGCCGTCGTCCTCTGGGGCCTGGGCGCGGCCCTCGGCTTCCCGGTCACGCTCTCCGCCGCGGGCGAGAGCGAGGACCCGACCTCCGCCGTCGCCGCCGTCGCGACCGCCGGCTACATCGCCTTCCTCGTCGGCCCGCCCCTGCTCGGCTTCCTCGGCGAGCACTTCGGCCTCCGCGGCGCGATGGCCGTCGTCCTCGTGCTGGTCGCCCTCGCCTCGCTCCTCACCTCGGCCGCGAAGCCCCGTGTCCCGCGCGAGCGCGTCCCGGCCTGA
- a CDS encoding SDR family oxidoreductase, with product MPDQYTFTNPATQYPNVTPPVQQQPEPGLQSRMTPVPDLGEDSYRGTGRLTGRRALITGADSGIGAAVAIAFAREGADIALAYLPDEEEDAQHVVELIRAAGRTAVTIPGDLTDAQYCRDLVAKAVEGLGGLDTVVNVAGKQVWQDDVLELSDEQFETTFAINVFAPFRIIKAALPHLPAGSTIINTASAEAHKPAPDRLDYAMTKGAINNLSKGLAQQLASKGIRVNVVAPGPTWSVLQVTAGVDPESLPEFGSSEAPMGRAAQPAEQAPAYVFLASAESSYVVGETLNVNGGMVSP from the coding sequence ATGCCCGACCAGTACACCTTCACGAACCCCGCCACGCAGTACCCGAACGTCACGCCGCCGGTGCAGCAGCAGCCCGAGCCCGGCCTCCAGTCGCGGATGACCCCTGTCCCGGACCTCGGCGAGGACAGCTACCGCGGCACCGGCCGCCTCACCGGGAGGCGCGCGCTGATCACGGGCGCCGACTCCGGCATCGGTGCGGCGGTCGCGATCGCCTTCGCCCGCGAGGGCGCGGACATCGCGCTCGCCTACCTCCCCGACGAGGAGGAGGACGCCCAGCACGTCGTCGAGCTGATCCGCGCGGCCGGCCGCACCGCCGTGACGATCCCGGGCGACCTGACCGACGCGCAGTACTGCCGGGACCTGGTCGCGAAGGCCGTCGAGGGGCTCGGCGGCCTCGACACGGTCGTCAACGTCGCAGGCAAGCAGGTCTGGCAGGACGACGTGCTCGAGCTCAGCGACGAGCAGTTCGAGACGACCTTCGCGATCAACGTCTTCGCGCCGTTCCGCATCATCAAGGCGGCGCTCCCGCACCTCCCCGCGGGCTCCACCATCATCAACACGGCCTCGGCCGAGGCGCACAAGCCCGCGCCCGACCGCCTCGACTACGCGATGACCAAGGGCGCGATCAACAACCTGTCGAAGGGGCTCGCTCAGCAGCTCGCGTCGAAGGGCATCCGGGTGAACGTCGTCGCGCCGGGGCCGACCTGGTCGGTGCTGCAGGTGACCGCGGGCGTCGACCCGGAGAGCCTCCCCGAGTTCGGCTCGAGCGAGGCGCCGATGGGCCGCGCGGCGCAGCCGGCTGAGCAGGCGCCCGCCTACGTCTTCCTCGCGTCGGCGGAGTCGAGCTACGTGGTCGGCGAGACGCTGAACGTCAACGGCGGGATGGTCTCGCCGTAG
- a CDS encoding DUF1761 domain-containing protein: MVPDINPWAVGLATLSTMLVGSIWYTPKVFGTLWMRLAGISREQMSSRSAVVPVLVTVVVSLVTALVLAGCVDIAHAFYGGSWFANSVITGLFLFVGFTAARMITHDAFEGRPAKLTILNITHELVTILVMAVIIGLLPA; encoded by the coding sequence GTGGTCCCCGACATCAACCCATGGGCGGTCGGACTGGCCACCCTGTCGACGATGCTCGTCGGCTCGATCTGGTACACCCCGAAGGTCTTCGGCACGCTCTGGATGCGGCTGGCCGGCATCAGCCGGGAGCAGATGAGCAGCCGCAGCGCGGTCGTCCCGGTCCTCGTCACCGTCGTGGTCAGCCTGGTCACCGCGCTCGTCCTGGCCGGCTGCGTCGACATCGCGCACGCCTTCTACGGCGGCAGCTGGTTCGCGAACTCGGTGATCACCGGGCTGTTCCTCTTCGTCGGCTTCACCGCCGCGCGGATGATCACCCACGACGCCTTCGAGGGCCGGCCGGCCAAGCTGACGATCCTGAACATCACGCACGAGCTCGTCACGATCCTCGTGATGGCCGTGATCATCGGTCTGCTGCCCGCCTGA